One stretch of Oncorhynchus clarkii lewisi isolate Uvic-CL-2024 chromosome 1, UVic_Ocla_1.0, whole genome shotgun sequence DNA includes these proteins:
- the LOC139402892 gene encoding solute carrier organic anion transporter family member 3A1-like: MQVKKQMCSDRSPGESIRKKSSCFSNIKIFLISECALMLAQGTVGAYLVSVLTTLERRFNLQSADVGVIASSFEIGNLALILFVSYFGAKAHRPRLIGCGGIVMALGALLSALPEFLTKQYEYQPGQTWRTEVGRNGCANSTRNGGQYIEEMCSNKANTNMMYLLLIGAQMLLGIGATPVQPLGVSYIDDHVKRKDSSLYIGIVFSTLVFGPACGFLLGSLCTKFYVDFVFIDTSKLDITSDDPRWIGAWWGGFLLCGALLFFSSLFMFGFPQTLSDREKDRDGGGESEQAMLPSSSLPLDYNEMPKSSNGVGRNNHEPINGPTCFQQLRVIPKVTKHLLSNPVFTCITLAACMEIGVVAGFAAFLGKYLEQQFNLTTSSANQLLGMTAIPCACLGIFLGGLLVKKLNLSALGAIRMAMLVNLISTACYVSFLFLGCDTGPVAGVTVAYGNETLRVGEKPEVPCMSNCNCYTSSVSPVCGSNGVTYLSSCFAGCTTTNLTGCTCISSDSEMATAVPGKCPSPGCQEAFLTFLCVICACCMIGSMAQTPSVIILIRTVSPELKSYALGVLFLLLRLLGFIPPPLIFGAGIDSTCLFWSTECGDKGACLLYDNIAYRHLYVSLAIGLKVTAFILYTTTWYCLRKNYKKYIKNHEGYTTPTELFPSSLTMDNMKDGSQNPNRTKFIYNLEDHEWCENMESVL, encoded by the exons GTGAGTGTCCTGACAACCCTGGAGCGACGATTCAATCTCCAAAGTGCCGACGTGGGTGTGATCGCCAGCAGCTTTGAGATTGGCAACCTGGCTCTCATCCTATTCGTCAGCTACTTCGGGGCCAAAGCCCACCGGCCAAGGTTGATTGGCTGTGGGGGTATCGTCATGGCGCTAGGAGCTCTTCTGTCAGCACTGCCGGAGTTTCTAACCAAACAATACGAGTACCAGCCAGGGCAGACATGGAGGACTGAGGTGGGCAGGAATGGGTGCGCCAACAGTACCAGGAATGGTGGGCAGTACATAGAGGAGATGTGTTCCAACAAGGCCAACACCAACATGATGTACCTGTTGCTGATTGGGGCCCAGATGCTGCTCGGGATTGGAGCCACCCCAGTTCAGCCCCTGGGTGTGTCCTACATAGATGACCATGTGAAGAGGAAAGACTCCTCTCTGTATATAG GGATTGTCTTTTCTACTCTGGTGTTTGGACCTGCCTGTGGTTTCCTCCTGGGGTCCCTCTGCACCAAGTTCTATGTGGACTTTGTCTTCATCGACACAA GTAAGCTGGACATTACCTCTGATGACCCTCGGTGGATCGGAGCCTGGTGGGGGGGCTTCCTCCTGTGTGGTGCCTTACTCTTCTTctcatccctcttcatgtttggCTTTCCCCAAACCCTGTCAGACCGAGAGAAGGATAGGGACGGTGGAGGGGAGAGTGAGCAGGCCAtgctcccctcttcctctctgcccctgGACTATAATGAGATGCCCAAGTCCAGCAACGGGGTGGGACGCAACAACCATGAGCCCATCAATGGTCCCACCTGCTTTCAGCAGCTCAGAG TGATCCCTAAGGTTACCAAGCACCTTCTGTCAAACCCGGTGTTCACTTGCATCACGCTGGCAGCCTGTATGGAGATCGGTGTGGTGGCTGGCTTCGCTGCCTTCCTGGGGAAGTACTTGGAGCAGCAGTTTAACCTCACCACCTCCTCAGCTAATCAACTACTAG GAATGACTGCAATCCCCTGTGCTTGTCTGGGGATATTCCTGGGGGGGCTTCTGGTCAAAAAGCTGAACCTCTCAGCGCTGGGGGCCATTCGCATGGCCATGCTGGTTAACCTGATCTCCACCGCCTGCTacgtctccttcctcttccttggCTGTGACACAGGGCCTGTCGCTGGGGTGACCGTCGCCTATGGCAACGA AACACTGCGGGTGGGCGAGAAGCCAGAGGTCCCCTGCATGAGTAACTGTAACTGCTACACCTCATCAGTCAGCCCAGTATGCGGCTCCAACGGAGTCACCTACCTGTCCTCCTGCTTCGCAGGCTGCACTACAACA AATCTGACAGGGTGTACATGTATATCCAGTGACAGCGAGATGGCCACAGCTGTCCCAGGGAAGTGTCCCAGTCCAGGCTGCCAGGAGGCCTTCCTCACCTTCCTCTGTGTCATCTGTGCCTGCTGCATGATCGGCTCCATGGCTCAAACACCCTCCGTCATCATCCTCATCAG GACTGTGAGCCCTGAGCTGAAATCATATGCTCTTGGAGTTTTGTTTCTCTTGCTGCGACTACTTG gattcatcccccctcctctgaTCTTTGGTGCTGGGATTGACTCAACATGCCTTTTCTGGAGTACAGAGTGTGGGGATAAGGGAGCCTGCCTGCTGTACGACAATATCGCCTACAGACATCTGTATGTGAGCCTGGCCATTGGTCTTAAGGTCACCGCCTTCATTCTGTACACCACTACTTGGTACTGTTTACGCAAGAACTAtaagaaatacatcaaaaatCACGAGGGCTATACAACACCAACCGAACTGTTCCCCTCCAGTCTCACAATGGACAACATGAAGGATGGGAGTCAGAACCCAAACAGGACAAAGTTTATATACAACCTAGAGGACCATGAGTGGTGCGAAAATATGGAGTCGGTTTTATAG